A DNA window from Ahaetulla prasina isolate Xishuangbanna chromosome 7, ASM2864084v1, whole genome shotgun sequence contains the following coding sequences:
- the CIMAP1B gene encoding outer dense fiber protein 3B isoform X1 — protein sequence MDSRQMLPTTRSLSIPGPGLQHRQPTFPDAGELFSRAGLHGAHQHDYERQGWHSRLLHLRAPQGWGDLSDAGARSLFSGESREVGLSVSPKLLHGFTDKGLPKRTDAGACRLRPPSNAGAQGDRQELSPQLLHVWTQRHWQLLRGPQPDSGALQLPCGGDQRLQESPPALQHHCAEHASGGHDHHSGPRGLQSGEAQSAPWLDLWDPPLGLRGSSHCGRGRLGHGWAGRTRSHSLPSLGLWSMLWGVGGRFPCGAGKGESCWAEALGGLGGSSD from the exons ATGGACTCCCGACAAAT GTTACCAACAACACGATCCCTCTCGATTCCGGGCCCCGGCCTACAGCATAGGCAGCCGACGTTTCCAGATGCTGGAGAGCTGTTCTCCCGGGCCGGGTTACATGGTGCCCACCAACATGACTATGAGAGGCAAGGATGGCATTCCCGCCTACTCCATCTACGGGCGCCCCAGGGATGGGGCGACCTTTCGGACGCCGGGGCCAG GTCGCTATTCTCCGGAGAAAGCCGGGAAGTTGGCTTATCCGTGTCCCCCAAATTACTCCATGGCTTCACGGACAAAGGACTTCCAAAACGAACAGACGCCGG GGCCTGCCGCCTACGGCCTCCCTCCAATGCTGGGGCCCAAGGTGATCGGCAAGAGCTCAGCCCCCAATTACTCCATGTTTGGACGCAGCGCCATTGGCAGCTTCTACGAGGACCTCAGCCGG acTCCGGGGCCTTGCAATTACCGTGTGGTGGAGACCAGCGTCTACAAGAATCGCCCCCCGCATTACAGCATCATTGCGCGGAACATGCTTCCGGGGGACACGACCATCATTCCGGGCCCCGGGGCCTACAGTCCGGAGAAG CACAATCCGCTCCGTGGCTTGACCTTTGGGATCCGCCACTCGGACTACGTGGCTCCTCTCATTGTGGACGTGGCAGATTAGGCCACGGCTGGGCGGGCCGGACAAGAAGCCATTCTTTGCCAAGTCTGGGTCTCTGGTCGATGCTTTGGGGGGTGGGCGGGAGGTTCCCGTGTGGGGCAGGGAAGGGGGAGTCTTGCTGGGCAGAAGCATTGGGAGGCTTGGGAGGGTCCTCAGACTAG
- the CIMAP1B gene encoding outer dense fiber protein 3B isoform X3, which translates to MLESCSPGPGYMVPTNMTMRGKDGIPAYSIYGRPRDGATFRTPGPGRYSPEKAGKLAYPCPPNYSMASRTKDFQNEQTPGPAAYGLPPMLGPKVIGKSSAPNYSMFGRSAIGSFYEDLSRTPGPCNYRVVETSVYKNRPPHYSIIARNMLPGDTTIIPGPGAYSPEKHNPLRGLTFGIRHSDYVAPLIVDVAD; encoded by the exons ATGCTGGAGAGCTGTTCTCCCGGGCCGGGTTACATGGTGCCCACCAACATGACTATGAGAGGCAAGGATGGCATTCCCGCCTACTCCATCTACGGGCGCCCCAGGGATGGGGCGACCTTTCGGACGCCGGGGCCAG GTCGCTATTCTCCGGAGAAAGCCGGGAAGTTGGCTTATCCGTGTCCCCCAAATTACTCCATGGCTTCACGGACAAAGGACTTCCAAAACGAACAGACGCCGG GGCCTGCCGCCTACGGCCTCCCTCCAATGCTGGGGCCCAAGGTGATCGGCAAGAGCTCAGCCCCCAATTACTCCATGTTTGGACGCAGCGCCATTGGCAGCTTCTACGAGGACCTCAGCCGG acTCCGGGGCCTTGCAATTACCGTGTGGTGGAGACCAGCGTCTACAAGAATCGCCCCCCGCATTACAGCATCATTGCGCGGAACATGCTTCCGGGGGACACGACCATCATTCCGGGCCCCGGGGCCTACAGTCCGGAGAAG CACAATCCGCTCCGTGGCTTGACCTTTGGGATCCGCCACTCGGACTACGTGGCTCCTCTCATTGTGGACGTGGCAGATTAG
- the CIMAP1B gene encoding outer dense fiber protein 3B isoform X2: protein MSTDVWVGTWRPHRPRGPIAALYSSPGPKYGLPTNVGYQQHDPSRFRAPAYSIGSRRFQMLESCSPGPGYMVPTNMTMRGKDGIPAYSIYGRPRDGATFRTPGPGRYSPEKAGKLAYPCPPNYSMASRTKDFQNEQTPGPAAYGLPPMLGPKVIGKSSAPNYSMFGRSAIGSFYEDLSRTPGPCNYRVVETSVYKNRPPHYSIIARNMLPGDTTIIPGPGAYSPEKHNPLRGLTFGIRHSDYVAPLIVDVAD from the exons ATGTCCACAGACGTCTGGGTAGGAACGTGGAGACCCCACCGGCCGAGGGGACCCATCGCTGCCCTCTACAGCAGCCCTGGACCCAAGTATGGACTCCCGACAAATGTGG GTTACCAACAACACGATCCCTCTCGATTCCGGGCCCCGGCCTACAGCATAGGCAGCCGACGTTTCCAGATGCTGGAGAGCTGTTCTCCCGGGCCGGGTTACATGGTGCCCACCAACATGACTATGAGAGGCAAGGATGGCATTCCCGCCTACTCCATCTACGGGCGCCCCAGGGATGGGGCGACCTTTCGGACGCCGGGGCCAG GTCGCTATTCTCCGGAGAAAGCCGGGAAGTTGGCTTATCCGTGTCCCCCAAATTACTCCATGGCTTCACGGACAAAGGACTTCCAAAACGAACAGACGCCGG GGCCTGCCGCCTACGGCCTCCCTCCAATGCTGGGGCCCAAGGTGATCGGCAAGAGCTCAGCCCCCAATTACTCCATGTTTGGACGCAGCGCCATTGGCAGCTTCTACGAGGACCTCAGCCGG acTCCGGGGCCTTGCAATTACCGTGTGGTGGAGACCAGCGTCTACAAGAATCGCCCCCCGCATTACAGCATCATTGCGCGGAACATGCTTCCGGGGGACACGACCATCATTCCGGGCCCCGGGGCCTACAGTCCGGAGAAG CACAATCCGCTCCGTGGCTTGACCTTTGGGATCCGCCACTCGGACTACGTGGCTCCTCTCATTGTGGACGTGGCAGATTAG